In one Streptomyces sp. NBC_01241 genomic region, the following are encoded:
- a CDS encoding segregation and condensation protein A, translating to MPTTDEPARTPRRPLGRGPGGRAAPVGGGDGGADAAVVAVSVASAGPEAPVTPAETAVAATLASPPEPADDGRFTVRLANFEGPFDLLLQLISRHKLDVTEVALSKVTDEFMAHIRAMGPDWDLDQTTEFLVVASTLLDLKAARLLPAAEVEDEADLALLEARDLLFARLLQYRAYKRVADIFSDRLESEGRRFPRTVGLEPHYAELLPEVVISIGAEGFARLAVKAMQPRPEPQVYVDHIHAPLVSVREQAEIVVARLRQAGEISFRMLAEDAQDTLTVVARFLALLELYREKAVALDQDEALGELLVRWAGGEGAGPVVTDEFDTEVTEAQDAQEDVKA from the coding sequence ATGCCGACGACCGACGAGCCCGCCCGCACCCCTCGCCGCCCCTTGGGACGCGGTCCGGGCGGCCGGGCCGCTCCGGTGGGGGGCGGCGACGGCGGGGCCGATGCGGCGGTGGTCGCCGTATCCGTCGCGTCCGCCGGGCCCGAGGCGCCCGTAACGCCCGCCGAGACCGCCGTAGCGGCAACCTTGGCCTCGCCCCCCGAGCCCGCCGACGACGGGCGGTTCACCGTACGGCTGGCCAACTTCGAGGGGCCCTTCGATCTGCTCCTGCAGCTCATCTCCCGGCACAAGCTGGATGTGACCGAAGTCGCACTGTCCAAGGTCACCGACGAGTTCATGGCGCACATCCGCGCCATGGGGCCGGACTGGGACCTGGATCAGACCACCGAGTTCCTCGTCGTCGCCTCGACCCTGCTCGATCTGAAGGCCGCCCGGCTGCTGCCCGCCGCCGAGGTGGAGGACGAGGCGGATCTGGCGCTGCTCGAAGCGCGGGACCTGCTCTTCGCCCGGCTGCTCCAGTACCGCGCGTACAAACGCGTCGCCGACATCTTCAGCGACCGGCTGGAGTCGGAGGGGCGGCGCTTCCCCCGGACCGTGGGGCTGGAGCCGCACTACGCCGAGCTGCTGCCCGAGGTCGTCATCAGCATCGGGGCCGAGGGGTTCGCCCGGCTGGCCGTGAAGGCGATGCAGCCCAGGCCCGAGCCGCAGGTGTACGTCGACCACATCCACGCACCGCTGGTCAGTGTGCGGGAACAGGCCGAGATCGTGGTCGCGCGGCTGCGGCAGGCGGGGGAGATCAGTTTCCGGATGCTCGCCGAGGACGCCCAGGACACCCTCACCGTCGTCGCCCGGTTCCTCGCGCTGCTGGAGCTGTACCGGGAGAAGGCCGTCGCGCTCGATCAGGACGAGGCGCTCGGCGAGCTTCTGGTGCGCTGGGCCGGGGGAGAGGGGGCCGGGCCCGTCGTGACGGACGAGTTCGACACCGAGGTGACCGAGGCGCAGGACGCCCAGGAGGATGTGAAGGCATGA
- a CDS encoding ADP-ribosylglycohydrolase family protein, translating into MIVTRTITKQAATGALTGLALGDALGFPTEFNNVPSILAKCGPWRRMRLPKPAIVTDDTQMTLALGRGIRTAMDRGLLTPLRLARPVREEFVDWYHSPDNNRAPGRTCMTACRLLDSDRLWQEASQTGSKGCGANMRVAPVGLVPGLSDEQRSGAAQLQAALTHGHPTALAASDLMARAVYLLAQGAEPMGLIGQLRSYAYENSSRYLTRWLGDLWRYAGDSSPELYIRRGWEECLTALARVQDALRAPSPETDPCETTGDGWIAEEALATALHCFLLFPEEPVTALRRAACTRGDSDSLGCLTGALAGAHLGAGAWPKEWSERIEYRSDLLSLGALWDS; encoded by the coding sequence GTGATCGTGACCAGGACCATCACCAAACAGGCCGCCACCGGCGCACTGACCGGGCTCGCGCTCGGCGATGCACTGGGCTTCCCGACCGAGTTCAACAACGTGCCCTCGATCCTTGCCAAGTGCGGGCCGTGGCGCCGGATGCGGCTGCCGAAGCCGGCGATCGTCACCGACGACACCCAGATGACGCTGGCCCTGGGGCGGGGCATCCGCACCGCCATGGACCGCGGGCTGCTCACCCCGCTCAGGCTGGCCCGCCCGGTCCGCGAGGAGTTCGTCGACTGGTACCACTCGCCCGACAACAACCGTGCCCCCGGCCGCACCTGCATGACCGCCTGCCGCCTGCTCGACAGCGACCGGCTCTGGCAGGAGGCCAGCCAGACCGGCTCCAAGGGCTGCGGCGCCAACATGCGGGTCGCGCCGGTCGGGCTCGTGCCGGGGCTGAGCGACGAACAGCGCTCCGGCGCCGCCCAGCTGCAGGCGGCCCTCACCCACGGACATCCGACCGCGCTCGCCGCGTCCGACCTGATGGCCCGCGCGGTGTACCTGCTGGCGCAGGGCGCGGAGCCGATGGGCCTGATCGGGCAGCTGCGCAGCTACGCGTACGAGAACAGCAGCCGCTATCTCACGCGCTGGCTCGGCGACCTCTGGCGGTACGCGGGCGACTCCTCGCCGGAGCTGTACATCCGGCGCGGCTGGGAGGAATGCCTCACCGCGCTGGCCCGCGTCCAGGACGCCCTGCGCGCCCCGTCCCCGGAGACCGATCCCTGCGAGACGACCGGCGACGGCTGGATCGCCGAGGAGGCCCTGGCCACGGCCCTGCACTGCTTCCTGCTCTTCCCCGAAGAACCCGTCACGGCCCTGCGCCGGGCCGCCTGCACCCGGGGCGACTCGGACTCCCTCGGCTGCCTGACCGGCGCGCTCGCCGGGGCGCATCTGGGGGCGGGGGCCTGGCCCAAGGAGTGGTCGGAGCGGATCGAGTACCGGAGCGACCTGCTGTCGCTGGGGGCGCTCTGGGACTCTTGA
- a CDS encoding nucleotidyltransferase domain-containing protein, translating into MITPAPEALVRDHTVYACVMGSRAFGLATDGSDTDRRGVFLAPTPLFWGFEKPPTHVEGPAQEQFSWELERFCVLALRANPNVLECLHSALVEHVDAVGRELLSLRGAFLSRLAHQTFVRYASGQRRKLEADVRQYGAPRWKHAMHLLRLLASARDLLRTGELTIEVGAAREELLAVKRGEVPWAEVERRMTRLAEENDAAVTASPLPAGPDRARVEDFLVRTRRASAS; encoded by the coding sequence ATGATCACCCCTGCGCCAGAGGCCCTCGTACGCGATCACACGGTCTACGCCTGTGTGATGGGCTCACGCGCCTTCGGGCTCGCCACGGACGGCAGCGACACGGACCGGCGCGGTGTCTTCCTCGCGCCGACCCCGCTGTTCTGGGGGTTCGAAAAGCCGCCCACGCATGTCGAGGGCCCGGCGCAGGAGCAGTTCTCCTGGGAGCTGGAGCGCTTCTGCGTGCTGGCCCTGCGTGCCAACCCCAATGTGCTGGAGTGCCTGCACTCAGCGCTGGTGGAACACGTCGACGCCGTGGGCCGCGAACTCCTGTCCCTGCGCGGGGCGTTCCTGTCCCGGCTGGCCCATCAGACGTTCGTCCGCTACGCGTCGGGCCAGCGCAGGAAGCTGGAGGCGGACGTCCGGCAGTACGGGGCGCCGCGCTGGAAGCACGCCATGCATCTGCTGCGGCTGCTGGCCAGTGCCCGGGATCTGCTGCGTACGGGCGAGCTCACGATCGAGGTGGGCGCGGCCCGGGAGGAGCTGCTGGCGGTGAAGCGCGGCGAGGTCCCGTGGGCCGAGGTCGAACGCCGCATGACCCGCCTGGCCGAGGAGAACGACGCGGCGGTCACCGCCTCACCACTGCCGGCCGGACCGGACCGGGCCCGGGTGGAGGACTTCCTGGTCCGCACCCGCCGGGCGTCCGCGTCGTAA
- the scpB gene encoding SMC-Scp complex subunit ScpB: MSQQDTTGSPVADLDLKPALEAVLMVVDEPATEEHLAKVLERPRRAVADALHELADEYAAQHRGFDLRLVAGGWRFYTRPEYAAAVEGFVLDGRQARLTQAALETLAVVAYRQPVSRSRVSAVRGVNCDGVMRTLLQRGLVEEAGAEPETGAILYRTTNYFLERMGLRGLDELPELAPFLPEADAIEAETLEGVPSFDPDAPDTPDTHADDKTDF; the protein is encoded by the coding sequence ATGAGTCAGCAGGACACCACCGGTTCCCCCGTCGCGGACCTTGATCTCAAGCCCGCCCTGGAGGCCGTCCTCATGGTCGTCGACGAGCCCGCCACCGAGGAGCACCTCGCCAAGGTGCTGGAGCGGCCCCGCAGGGCCGTCGCCGACGCCCTTCACGAGCTGGCCGACGAGTACGCCGCACAGCACCGCGGTTTCGATTTGCGGCTGGTCGCGGGCGGCTGGCGCTTCTACACCCGCCCGGAGTACGCGGCGGCCGTCGAGGGCTTCGTCCTGGACGGCCGGCAGGCCCGTCTCACACAGGCGGCCCTGGAGACTCTCGCCGTGGTCGCGTACCGCCAGCCGGTCAGCCGGTCGAGGGTGTCCGCGGTCCGCGGCGTGAACTGCGACGGGGTCATGCGGACCCTGCTCCAGCGGGGCCTGGTCGAGGAAGCGGGCGCGGAACCCGAAACAGGTGCGATCCTGTACAGGACGACGAACTACTTTCTGGAGCGGATGGGCCTGCGTGGCCTGGATGAGCTCCCGGAGCTCGCGCCCTTCCTTCCCGAGGCGGACGCGATCGAGGCTGAGACGCTAGAGGGTGTGCCGTCGTTCGATCCGGACGCACCGGACACCCCGGATACTCACGCAGACGACAAGACGGATTTTTGA
- a CDS encoding AAA family ATPase, which translates to MKRFAHGLVLGKFYPPHAGHHHLVRTAQDRCERLTVLVCAASVESVPLDERVAWMREVHPDVRVVGAVDDIRMDLHDPAIWDAHMAVFTGAVPEPVDAVFTSESYGDELACRFGAESVCVDPDRTVFPVSGTAVRKDPVGCWDFLEPPVRAALSRRIVVLGAESTGTTTMALALADHYRRRGGVWAQTRYVAEYGREFSEQKLAELRARWPGAQWEDVAFTTEDFPLIAEAQNAKEEAAARTGSPVLFCDTDSFATTVWHERYIGGRNPLVEETADRVAHHLWLLTDHEGVAFEDDGLRDGEELRPWMTDRFRAELTRTGRRFIELTGTHEERLATAVGAVDTLLAAGWNFAAPLPEHR; encoded by the coding sequence GTGAAGCGCTTCGCGCACGGGCTCGTCCTCGGCAAGTTCTACCCGCCCCACGCCGGTCACCACCACCTCGTCCGCACCGCGCAGGACCGGTGCGAGCGGCTGACGGTCCTGGTGTGCGCCGCCTCCGTCGAGTCCGTGCCGCTCGACGAACGGGTGGCGTGGATGCGGGAGGTGCATCCGGACGTACGGGTCGTGGGCGCCGTCGACGACATCCGCATGGATCTCCACGACCCGGCCATCTGGGACGCCCACATGGCCGTCTTCACCGGGGCCGTGCCCGAGCCGGTGGACGCCGTCTTCACCTCGGAGTCGTACGGGGACGAACTGGCGTGCCGGTTCGGCGCCGAATCCGTCTGCGTCGACCCCGACCGCACGGTCTTCCCGGTCTCCGGAACCGCCGTCCGCAAGGACCCGGTCGGCTGCTGGGACTTCCTCGAACCGCCCGTACGGGCCGCGCTCAGCCGCCGGATCGTCGTCCTCGGCGCGGAATCCACCGGGACCACGACGATGGCCCTCGCCCTCGCCGACCACTACCGGCGGCGCGGCGGCGTCTGGGCGCAGACCCGCTACGTCGCCGAGTACGGGCGGGAGTTCAGCGAACAGAAGCTGGCCGAGCTGCGCGCCCGGTGGCCCGGGGCGCAGTGGGAGGACGTCGCCTTCACCACCGAGGACTTCCCGTTGATCGCCGAGGCGCAGAACGCCAAGGAGGAGGCGGCCGCGCGCACCGGGTCACCGGTGCTCTTCTGCGACACCGACTCCTTCGCCACCACCGTCTGGCACGAGCGGTACATCGGCGGCCGCAACCCGCTCGTCGAGGAGACCGCCGACCGCGTCGCCCACCACCTGTGGCTGCTCACCGACCACGAGGGCGTCGCCTTCGAGGACGACGGGCTGCGCGACGGCGAGGAGCTGCGGCCCTGGATGACCGACCGTTTCCGCGCCGAACTCACCCGTACCGGCAGGCGGTTCATCGAACTCACCGGAACCCACGAAGAACGCCTGGCCACCGCGGTCGGCGCCGTCGACACCCTGCTCGCCGCCGGCTGGAACTTCGCCGCGCCCCTCCCGGAGCACCGATGA
- a CDS encoding YidB family protein — protein MAGNDLGSLLGGLLGGGQGGGASGASGGAGGAGNILGSLLGALGGGQGGSGGSANALEGLIGMLTRSGLVDQAQSWVGTGANHAVSGAQIAEALPDETLKRVARETGVSTERAADVIARSLPTAVDRLTPTGEVPEGRSLEELVREQQL, from the coding sequence ATGGCGGGAAACGACCTCGGTAGCCTGCTGGGCGGTTTGCTGGGCGGCGGCCAGGGCGGCGGTGCCTCCGGCGCCTCCGGTGGTGCTGGTGGCGCCGGGAACATCCTCGGCTCGTTGCTGGGTGCGCTGGGCGGCGGCCAGGGCGGGTCGGGCGGCAGTGCCAACGCGCTCGAAGGGCTGATCGGGATGCTCACCAGGTCCGGCCTCGTCGACCAGGCGCAGTCCTGGGTCGGGACCGGTGCGAACCATGCGGTCAGCGGCGCCCAGATCGCCGAGGCGCTGCCGGACGAGACCCTGAAGAGGGTCGCCCGGGAGACCGGGGTCTCCACGGAACGGGCGGCCGACGTGATCGCCCGTTCGCTTCCGACGGCGGTCGACAGGCTGACTCCGACGGGAGAGGTCCCGGAGGGCCGCTCGCTCGAGGAACTGGTCCGGGAACAGCAGCTCTGA
- a CDS encoding pseudouridine synthase, giving the protein MRSSGRNSGSSGGGARSGGRNNSGSGRNSNPNPRVPRSERDDKQEQRPRRPRPEERRYDVGNDKPGGDGGTRKGRGAAARGGAKGGPKAASGGSKGGGRRAPYGAPSRPRELDAKIEQRNRDRYAGKPEVRTPKTHPGAEQEGERLQKVLARAGMGSRRACEELIEQARVEVNGEIVVEQGMRIDVNKDEIKVDGLTVAAQSFLFFALNKPAGVISSMEDPDGRQCLGDYVTNRETRLFHVGRLDTETEGIIMLTNHGELAHRLTHPKYGVKKTYLAAIQGPLPRDLGKRLKDGIQLEDGYARADHFRVVENTGKNYLVEVTLHEGRKHIVRRMLAEAGFPVERLVRTAFGPIPLGDQKSGWLRRLTNTEVGMLMREVGL; this is encoded by the coding sequence ATGCGAAGCAGTGGCAGGAACAGCGGAAGCAGCGGCGGCGGAGCCAGGAGCGGCGGCAGGAACAACAGCGGCAGCGGCAGGAACAGTAACCCGAACCCCCGGGTTCCCCGCTCCGAGCGCGACGATAAGCAGGAGCAGCGCCCCCGCCGGCCCCGGCCCGAGGAGCGGCGCTACGACGTGGGCAACGACAAGCCCGGCGGCGACGGCGGCACCCGCAAGGGCCGCGGCGCGGCCGCCCGCGGCGGCGCCAAGGGCGGCCCGAAGGCCGCGTCGGGCGGTTCCAAGGGCGGCGGCCGGCGGGCCCCGTACGGCGCCCCGTCCCGTCCGCGTGAGCTCGACGCCAAGATCGAGCAGCGCAACCGGGACAGGTACGCGGGCAAGCCCGAGGTCAGGACGCCCAAGACCCACCCCGGCGCCGAGCAGGAGGGCGAGCGGCTGCAGAAGGTCCTTGCCCGGGCCGGCATGGGCTCGCGCCGTGCGTGCGAGGAGCTGATCGAGCAGGCCCGCGTCGAGGTCAACGGCGAGATCGTCGTCGAGCAGGGCATGCGCATCGACGTGAACAAGGACGAGATCAAGGTCGACGGCCTGACCGTGGCCGCCCAGTCGTTCCTCTTCTTCGCGCTGAACAAGCCCGCCGGTGTCATCTCCTCCATGGAGGACCCGGACGGCCGCCAGTGCCTCGGCGACTATGTCACCAACCGTGAGACGCGGCTCTTCCACGTCGGCCGGCTGGACACCGAGACCGAGGGCATCATCATGCTCACCAACCACGGCGAGCTCGCCCACCGCCTGACCCACCCCAAGTACGGGGTGAAGAAGACCTACCTGGCCGCCATCCAGGGACCGCTCCCGCGCGACCTGGGCAAGCGGCTCAAGGACGGCATCCAGCTGGAGGACGGGTACGCCCGCGCCGACCACTTCCGGGTCGTCGAGAACACCGGCAAGAACTACCTGGTCGAGGTGACCCTCCACGAGGGCCGCAAGCACATCGTCCGCCGGATGCTGGCGGAGGCCGGCTTCCCGGTCGAGCGGCTCGTACGGACCGCCTTCGGGCCGATCCCGCTGGGCGACCAGAAGTCCGGCTGGCTGCGCCGCCTCACCAACACCGAGGTCGGCATGCTGATGCGCGAGGTCGGTCTGTAA
- a CDS encoding NUDIX hydrolase, translated as MSADVPAGYDPYAFEPFAVTVDLAVFTVRETRLNVLLVERGEDPYKGQWALPGGFVQSRESAEEAARRELGEETGLTEGAVSAFHLEQLRTYSDPDRDPRMRVVSVAFAALVPDLPEPRGGGDAANARWWDAESLGPLAFDHDRILADAHHRIGARLEYSCLATAFCPPEFTLGELQRVYETVWGVDLDRPNFRRKVLTTPGFVQAVEGSPRLTGGRGKPAALYRAGAATALHPPLLRPEGRTT; from the coding sequence ATGAGTGCCGACGTTCCCGCGGGCTACGACCCGTACGCCTTCGAACCCTTCGCGGTCACCGTCGACCTCGCCGTCTTCACGGTCCGCGAAACCCGGCTGAACGTTCTGCTCGTCGAGCGGGGCGAGGACCCGTACAAGGGCCAGTGGGCACTGCCCGGCGGCTTCGTCCAGTCCCGTGAGTCCGCCGAGGAAGCCGCCCGGCGGGAGCTCGGCGAGGAGACCGGCCTGACCGAGGGCGCCGTGTCCGCGTTCCACCTGGAACAACTGCGCACCTACAGCGACCCGGACCGCGACCCGAGGATGCGGGTCGTCTCCGTCGCCTTCGCCGCACTCGTCCCCGACCTGCCCGAACCGCGAGGCGGCGGCGACGCCGCCAACGCCCGGTGGTGGGACGCCGAAAGCCTCGGCCCGCTCGCCTTCGACCACGACCGCATCCTGGCCGACGCGCACCACCGCATCGGCGCCAGGCTCGAATACAGCTGCCTGGCCACCGCCTTCTGCCCGCCCGAATTCACCCTGGGGGAGCTCCAGCGGGTCTACGAGACGGTCTGGGGCGTCGACCTGGACCGGCCCAACTTCCGGCGCAAGGTCCTCACCACGCCCGGCTTCGTCCAGGCCGTGGAGGGATCGCCGCGCCTTACCGGCGGACGGGGAAAGCCGGCCGCTCTCTACCGGGCGGGTGCCGCTACCGCCCTGCACCCTCCACTCCTGAGACCGGAAGGAAGAACCACGTGA
- the pnuC gene encoding nicotinamide riboside transporter PnuC: protein MSLADVLDPLQQPLVTVLGTPVSWTEVLGFGSGALCVWLVARQHLANWPIGIANNLFFILLFTQSGLYADAGLQIVFITLAAYGWWTWTHGGGPGAPDLPVRRTTRTEWTWLLAAGVVGAVALTVLLDHATDSTVPFWDALTTALSLTATYGQCRKLVESWWLWIAADVVYIPLYAYKELYLTSLLYVGFLALCLTGLRNWRRDLAVRHRPVEAAAPGYGVGVGRGRGGSL from the coding sequence GTGAGTCTCGCGGATGTCCTCGATCCCCTGCAGCAACCCCTGGTGACGGTCCTCGGCACCCCGGTCAGCTGGACCGAGGTGCTCGGCTTCGGCAGTGGGGCGCTGTGCGTCTGGCTCGTGGCCCGCCAGCACCTCGCCAACTGGCCGATCGGCATCGCCAACAACCTTTTCTTCATCCTCCTGTTCACCCAGTCCGGCCTGTACGCCGACGCCGGCCTCCAGATCGTCTTCATCACCCTTGCCGCCTACGGCTGGTGGACCTGGACCCACGGGGGTGGACCAGGTGCACCGGACCTGCCGGTGCGGCGCACCACCCGCACCGAATGGACCTGGCTGCTCGCGGCAGGGGTGGTGGGGGCCGTTGCCCTCACCGTCCTGCTGGACCACGCCACCGACTCGACCGTGCCCTTCTGGGACGCCCTGACGACCGCGCTGTCCCTGACGGCGACGTACGGGCAGTGCAGGAAGCTCGTCGAGTCGTGGTGGCTCTGGATCGCCGCCGATGTGGTGTACATCCCGCTGTACGCGTACAAGGAGCTGTATCTGACCTCCCTGCTGTACGTCGGCTTCCTCGCGCTGTGCCTGACCGGCCTGCGCAACTGGCGGCGCGATCTCGCCGTACGGCACCGGCCCGTGGAGGCGGCGGCACCCGGGTACGGGGTCGGCGTGGGCCGCGGGCGTGGGGGGTCGCTGTGA
- a CDS encoding ParA family protein encodes MPARGRSPHGLEAVGSVAVRTFATNQHMTTAPQMMDGLHVNAMAGNESGRETAHFADFDEVPQGHFYDPDAEYEPDPEYAATLAPDAARQRRERIGPTGRPLPYFPIPGPLTDHGPAKIIAMCNQKGGVGKTTSTINLGAALAEYGRRVLLVDFDPQGALSVGLGVNPMELDLTVYNLLMERGMSADEVLLKTAVPNMDLLPSNIDLSAAEVQLVSEVARESTLQRALKPLMADYDYIVIDCQPSLGLLTVNALTAAHKVIVPLECEFFALRGVALLTETIEKVQERLNPDLELDGILATMYDSRTVHSREVLARVVEAFDDHVYHTVIGRTVRFPETTVAGEPITTYASNSVGAAAYRQLAREVLARCHAE; translated from the coding sequence ATGCCTGCACGGGGCCGGAGCCCGCACGGGCTGGAGGCTGTCGGCTCCGTCGCTGTCCGCACCTTCGCCACCAATCAGCACATGACGACAGCCCCCCAGATGATGGACGGCCTACACGTGAACGCCATGGCCGGCAACGAGAGTGGCCGAGAGACCGCCCACTTCGCCGACTTCGACGAGGTGCCCCAGGGGCACTTCTACGACCCCGACGCCGAGTACGAGCCCGATCCGGAGTACGCGGCCACCCTCGCGCCCGACGCTGCCCGCCAGCGCCGCGAGCGGATCGGCCCGACCGGTCGGCCCCTGCCCTACTTCCCGATCCCGGGACCGCTGACCGACCACGGTCCCGCGAAGATCATCGCGATGTGCAACCAGAAGGGCGGCGTGGGCAAGACCACGTCGACCATCAACCTGGGTGCCGCGCTCGCGGAGTACGGGCGCCGTGTCCTGCTCGTCGACTTCGACCCGCAGGGAGCCCTGTCGGTCGGGCTCGGCGTCAACCCGATGGAGCTCGACCTCACGGTCTACAACCTGCTCATGGAGCGGGGCATGTCGGCCGACGAGGTCCTGCTGAAGACCGCGGTCCCGAACATGGACCTGCTGCCCAGCAATATCGACCTGTCGGCTGCCGAGGTGCAGTTGGTGAGCGAGGTGGCCCGGGAGTCCACGCTGCAGCGTGCCCTGAAGCCGCTGATGGCCGACTACGACTACATCGTCATCGACTGCCAGCCCTCGCTGGGCCTGCTCACCGTGAACGCCCTGACGGCCGCCCACAAGGTCATAGTGCCGCTCGAGTGCGAGTTCTTCGCGCTGCGAGGCGTGGCACTGCTCACCGAGACGATCGAGAAGGTCCAGGAGCGGCTCAACCCGGATCTGGAGCTCGACGGCATCCTCGCCACGATGTACGACTCCCGTACGGTGCACAGCCGCGAGGTCCTCGCGCGCGTCGTCGAGGCCTTCGACGATCACGTCTACCACACGGTCATCGGGCGCACCGTGCGCTTTCCGGAGACCACGGTCGCCGGTGAGCCCATCACCACGTACGCCTCCAACTCGGTCGGTGCCGCCGCCTACCGCCAGCTCGCCAGGGAGGTGCTCGCCCGGTGTCACGCCGAGTGA